GGATGTTTGCTATTCCCGTAATGGGTTTTACTTAGTGTGTGTTTCCACGTGCGATTGGTCCATAACTGAAGAAGATTTTTAGGGCTTGACTTGCATGGTTaacccacaacctaatagttaACCTAATGTTTTAATCTTTTAGTTCAAGTGGAAACTCAACAGTAATATTATCTCATGAAACATCCAGCCAACACTGAATGGAAtagagaagagaaaaagagacAAGATTTCCTCAATCTAACCATGCTTATTGTTAGAGAAAATATGTTTCCCTAATTTAGGATATAGTCTAAGCTTCTTCTTATTGCAGCTGCCTAGGGGGAGCACCATGCCATCCAATATACTTCTGATTCAAGCTCAAGCTCCTACTACAATTGCAAGCAAAGAGATATCCaactatttataaaaaaatatcccTTGTCTAATTAAGCTCGATGATTATGATCAGGATTAAACAAAAGAAGCAatttaattgaattttaacatCTAATTCAGGAGACATAACAACCATTAGATAGCCTGCAGCGACAGCATAGCAAGATGAGTTCCAACAGTCCAGATCATTTGCAATCTAAAATCACACCCAAGCAAGGCTTCAGGATACTCATATCCTGGTCtaaattcttaaaattattttctagCTATAATTGCTTCACCCTTTATTAAACTATTTCTCTCCCAACTAAAGCTCCTGAAACAATCTTCTGTTATCACACAGCCAATTTGGTATTTCAGCATATGTCTCAATACAGCGCAGATGTCTTTTCACTGGTGTCAAATCCTTCTTCCTTTCTGAATTATCAGATATAATCATATAACAAACCAACGCTTTCAAGCTTTCGTGTTTGTAATGGAAGTTCTGATCAAGTGAGGCACTGTGCATCTCCTGTTGAGTTTAGAGTTAGGGCTGGCTTAAATAAATTTTTGCTAGTGTATTCAGCATTGTTCACCTGTCATCGTGTAGTTTCTTCAAATTTATTAGATACACATCAATGCATATTTTCCCCTCATGCTTCCAGCCATTTTGTGTTTATATTTGTGGAATAATGGGTTTGATTACGCTGTTTGTCCCCTAGTGGAAAGGATCAGTTGCTACCGAGCCAAGAGGAAGGCACAAGACTGCGTCGTGTGCTGCCAAAGTGTGAGATTCGTCAGTTTAGTGAGAGTGGTCATTTCCTCTTCTTGGTAggataatctctctctctctctctctctctctctctaactgaTTGCTTGGGGGAAGGCCATTCTCTTGCCTTGAAGCTTATGAAAATATGTCTGTGCATATAGAATAATCCATGAGAAACAGATGTAGATACTAATACATAGCAATTGACTccgaaatttttgaatttcagatgTATCTGAAGTTGGTATAGATCATCATACTATGAAACCTTAGGTTGGGTTTGGGCAAGTCTAACAGTGATCCAGCCTAGAATACCCCTAATTCAGTGCCAGGTTAAACATACTTGGTTTGAACATCAGTCTTAAAaccctgttttgatgataatctAAAGCACTGTATAGCTGTTCTGTTTTTGTTAAACAGCAGAATTGAATTTGATCACAACTGTCCTTGGACAGTCTGATTTTATGGGCTTTCAAGTTAGGTCCTTACATTCAATATGTTTTTTATCTGATTGAATTAGTGGCTatgtttataaaattattatgCCCTGCCACTGTATCATATTTTTGTATGTTTCAAACTGAAAATTTGCTACTATAGTTGTTATGTTGCCATAATTTCTGTTAACATATGTGTTATTTCTATGATTATGTAACAGGAAGATGGTGTTGATTTGGGTGTGACCATCAGAGGTGCAGGTTTTTATCGCCGTGCAAGAAACCAAGACTATGTAGCTGACTACATACCTCCAACCATATCagaattcaaaaaatcatttGAACCTTTCAGGTAATtgatatttttctataaaaatgtTGTATGAATATTTGTTCTGCTATATTAATACTAAGTTCAAGGCACCTTTTAGCTTTTCAATAGATATCACTATATTCTATATCTGCACACATGCATGGCCATGAGGCACGTCATATGCTATTTTCTGGTCAGTCAAAATGACAAGTACGCATGATCCACAAGCACACACACATAAATTGAGTATTTTAAGGTGTCCTCCTTGCAGATGGATTCTGTATCCTGGTTGCATTTCACATTTTAACCAAATGCAGAAAATGgtaatattttttattctttcttttattttctttgttctttttttccttttttgtgtgAGAATGCCTTCAACACATTTTCATAAACTCTATGAATTTAATTGAACCGTAAtagaaagattaaaaaaaaaaaggccgtacccagtgcacaaggctcccactttgagtggggtctgggagaggtgAATGTtggcaagccttacccccatttttggagaggccgctcccaagtctcgaacccgAGACCACCCGTTCTGAGGCGGAGGCACTTGCCATCGCACCAAGGCACGGCCTCTGGTAATAGAAAGACACTAACTTAAATTTAATTTCCTGACAATTATAATGAGCTTAGATGGATTGATGTGGCTACCGCACCTGTGATGCTCTCAACTGTAGATGATGGGAAGATAGTGAAGGGCCTTGCAGGAATACCTTCTGAAGGACCAGTATTATTTGTTGGCTACCACATGTTACTGGGATGGGAAATATATCCCTTGGTATCTCGATTTTTTCTAGAGAAGAATACCATTTTGAGAGGAATAGCACATCCGATGACATTTGTCAAATTGAGAGATGGAAGATTACCAGATTTATCAACATTCGACATATTCAGATTTATGGGTGCAGTACCTGTCTCAGCTGTGAACTTCTACAAACTACTTTCTTCAAAGTCTTATGTCCTTCTATATCCAGGAGGAATGCGTGAAGCTCTTCATCGGAAGGTAAAAATTCAGGAATAAAGTCTGCCTTCATATACACTATTGTTGTATAGCAACTAAATGTTTGTTCTATTTGGTATTGATGTCACTATTTTAACTTCAACTTGCACGAAAATGAAATTCAGTCATTCCGTAACCTTCCCATTTGCCCTGTTGAAAAAAAACACCAATTGAAAACAACAAATATTTAATTAAAGGACAGTCTATTTCCTTTTCATGTGCATTACAGGAAAAATCTGtggaaaaaataatattttttattcaattgGTTGATGGGGAAATTTTTCTGTCAAGCCTATCTTGTAAATTAGAAATTTATCCGCATCATTCCCTAGATCTACTGTTACTATAGGAACTTCATATTTGGTGTCATGCTAAATTGTTCACGTTTGTGGACCTTGATATCAGACAGACCGTATCCCTTCTGTTGCATTAATtcagcatttcatcctcaaatttCTCACGCTATGATGCTTCTAGAGAGAACTTGACTTCTATAATTTAATGAAAACTAGTTCAATGATAATGTGCTCGTCTTCTAGCATGCATTTGATCTATTTTTTCACGTACATGCATATACATGTGCAAATTGTGTCTGTGTATGTACACATGTATGTGCCTGTGTGCTCATGTGTATTGTATGGCCATGAAAGTTGGATTTTCCTTTTAGAATTCACAATGTTAAATTTGATTTTGCAATCCCAACTCTTAATATTTTGTAGGGTGAGGAATACAAGTTGTTCTGGCCAGAACAGTCTGAATTTGTGAGGATGGCAGCCAGATTTGGAGCCAAAATTGTACCTTTTGGTGTGGTTGGAGAAGATGATATTGCTGAAGTAAGCTTGCATGCTTCGTTTTGCAGTGCATTGAATCATCTTCTTGTATTGTGTGTGgatctttcctttttttttcatcCTGCAtgtaaatttatttcaaataGGTTCTCATTAATGCCTCTCTTCAAACTGATCTAATGGGAACTTCAAGGACTGGATCTCTCTTTATAGGGGCTATAAGCAAGAGGTGTTTTAAATTGCCCAGTGCAGGAatttatcaagggaatagaaaggTTTAAGTATGAACATTGTAGAGTGTCAAGCATCAAatgaaaatttactttttctttaaaaaaaaaaaattgtaacgTAAATTTGATCTACTTTAGTTGGAAAATGAGGAGAAGTTTTCCCTTGACAAACAAATGAACAAGTGTGAGGTCTTTAGTTTGGCTATTTGAATCATTTTCCATCATATCGCATGATTTAGGACCACATCCACATAAAGTTGTAGTACTATCAAATCCTTATTTAGGCGGGGGCTCGAGGGCGCTGCCCCcgaaatgaaatatgttttttatGAGAGGGATATTTGTGTAATTTTGTATTTTATGAAGGTTGGCCTACATCCTCATATACAATGATTTATTCtcgttttgaaaaaaaaaaaaaaaaactgttttaGAATATGAGGAGAGTGAGGGAAAGGGGTAGAGCATTTTACTAGTACTTGTTGCTAAATAGTGGAATTAGTGCTCTGATTTGATTCTGAGGACTTGGCAAATtgtcgaacctcgtaaatcttGTATTCTGTgcattgtgttttttttttttatctcgtTTTCTTTCGTTTGCTGTTTAAATGTAGTGACTCAATGCACCAAGGCACACGCATATTTTTAAGGCATCCATGTCAATGGAGAGGGCTaactgaaaaaataaaaataaaaatgctctTGTGACAGACAGCATTTGTTATTAGTGGGATGGATTGGTGATTAGTACTTGGGCCAACAATCTAGTTGAAATGGAACGCTAAAATTAAAGAATAGAGAATTCtaaaatataaagagaaaactaaaCCAAGTCATGGTAACAATGGAAACGTTTTGGGAGAGAATGAATATTTGGATGCATGTCATTGAATTTATTTGGTTTACAGAGATCAAGTAAAAGTTGAGGGATTGTTTAGTTGTGGAGAACATTTTTcactttcaattttcaattttctaaataatTTCCAAAATGTTACCTCATTCTCTAGTAATCAAACATCTGTTTGGAAaacttagaaaacataatttttattgttttccaTGTTCTCCATGTAAGTCTACTCCAGTTATGGCTTGTACTTGTCAAAAGCATGTAGGTGTTCTTTATGGCTTGCTTTGTTGTCTACATTCTTCATCACTAGATTTGAGTTAATCTTCAATGAAAATAATTGACTGCACATTGTTTCAGGTATTCTTTGATTATGATGACCTAAATAAAATTCCTTACTTcaagagagaaatagaagaattAACAAACGAGGCAGTGAAGCTGAGGTATTCTAGGTTTCCTTTATTGATTTTACTGAAGcctccttaattttttttttcttacaatGTTGATATACTCCTCAATTTGTCATTTTCTCTATTCCATGTGATTTTTATTGTCGTAAGGGATCTACGACCCTATTTCATTGGGTGACTTATAGCCATGCAGCCTTGGCCATTTTTCCTACTTCAgattttataggatttttttgTTTGTTGAATCTGTTTCTTCTCATGTTAAGCAAATTTTGGTATTTATGGATGATAGGAGTGGCATGACTGGGGAGGTTGCAAACCAAGATATACACCTTCCGCTGATTCGACCAAAACTCCCGGGACGTTTCTATTTCTTGTTCGGAAAGCCAATTGAGACGGAAGGTATAGCCCTTTCTTCAACAAGCACTCTTTTAATATGTCTATCAGCAGTGTATTGCATAAACGATGCTTACACAGAAGTATAGAAGCAGCTTCTATGTTATGGTGAAGGGCGAGTTAGGCGACTATTTTGCAGATCGCTGTTGATCCTCATTATGGGATAATTACAGTTGGTAGTTTATGCAATGCATTATTCTTAAGGCAGGTTGAATGACTGGTTGTTTTTCTCTCATTGAAGGGAGGATGCAAGAATTGAAGGACAAGGAGAATGCCCAAGAACTGTATTTACATGCCAAGTCTGATGTCGAGCAATGCATTGCTTATTtgaaggaaaagagaaagaatGATCCATATCGGAATTTGTTGCCCCGGCTGATTTACCAAGCCACAACAGGCTTTACTTCCGAAGTTCCAACATTTGAACTATGATCGTTGCCCCCTTGTAGGACAGTTTCTTCTCTACATTCATTCATCAAAGGCCCTTATGATTTGCTAGGGACAGCGGTAGCTTCATTGCATAGCGTATACTTGCATAGCTCATATTGGTCACTGGCCATGGATGAATAACTTTTCAGAAGCTCAGAAATGTCGAGGATTTGTGATTTTCGATCGAATGAACCAACAAATAATCTGGCAGAGGCCACTCGCATTGGGAATAATACTGAAATCTCTCTTCAAATTCAACAAATTgctcaaaattttggaaaattctaGAACTATGCTTTAATGTGCATCGCTAGGTTGTCGAGTCCAACCCCTTTTTATTTGCTAGAGCTCTTCTGTACAAACTTGATAAATGGAATAAAGCATGTGATGTTTCATTGTGCCCATCAGCTTGTGTGTctgaatttttgttttttttttttgggttcattACTCTGTCTTTGGGTTTTTAATCTTACCAGTAAATTTTGAACATGATCCTTacagaaaatagaaattaaacaAGAGAAGAACAAATATTggaataaaatcaaaataaacttTACATCTGTCCacataaaagataaatagcttagCTGATTGAGAATGAATACATAATCGCAGACTCCGATCTTCTTTAATTCTCCGTAAAGGAATTTTGGAGGGTCAGACGAAGTTACTCATCTAACTTCGAAAAAAAGTTCTACTTATTTTGAGGTGCCATTCAGCACGAGTCTCTAACCAATACCGTCTTAAATTTAGGCAattgaaatataatataaattttatattatattttatttaaaatcacataaatttaaatccaaatcTGAACTCTAAAGAAAACTTGTTATTATTACATTTAttgttattaatttataataatatatccAAAAGCTAAGCTCTAAACTGGTTTAGTGGGCCCATTTCTTCCTTTAATTGCATGCCAAAACTATCCCTCTAAGACCCATATAGGATCGAAACACGTGGCATTTCACACCCATCTAATTAACGGCTGACATTCACCTGCCAAGAtcagtaataaaaataaaaagcaccaagagattctatatatatatatatatatatatatatatatatatatatatatatatccaacaTATGTAACCTATCGAGCCAGCTTTAGCTATTGGGTCTTTGCTTCACAAAATCCGGAGAAGGAACTCGCCGGACCCCCGCACTGACCTCCCACCGGCCGGGATGATACATGCCATGTGCCCATGCacgtcagagagagagagagagagtacaggGGTGACGATAAAATGAGCTCATGCACAGAAATTCCAGACATGCATATATAACGTTAGCATTTAAATAATTAGATACCATTTTTAAACGCCagctgaaattaaattaaatgctAATTGAGAAagttctacatatataaatttaaCTGCTgctactttttttttcttctaactcTAACGCTCCGAACCTACTTAACTAAAAGCTTCCACTTGCCATACTTATATATGAACCAAACTCCCCGCATAATTAACTACTCATGATTAACTCTATCCTAAAACCCCCACTAaaccccatctctctctctctctctctctcacacacacacacacacacatacacacacattttTGAAAAacgaaaaaaacaaaaaatgtcaTTCTCAC
This Malania oleifera isolate guangnan ecotype guangnan chromosome 11, ASM2987363v1, whole genome shotgun sequence DNA region includes the following protein-coding sequences:
- the LOC131167749 gene encoding phytyl ester synthase 2, chloroplastic-like isoform X1, whose product is MAAAVAFYVATGFSPALRREVKSAHRHAGPTRRSAVSVEHQQAPASGIYENVTRRHEAEKAVSKPPENSDAPEIERRGLKDYFEESKSLIKSDGGPPRWFSPLECACRVSNSPLLLFLPGIDGTGLGLILHHQKLGKIFDMWCLHVPIMDRTPFTELVQLVEITVRSEFKRTPSRPIYLVGESLGACLALAVAARNPDIDLILILANPATSFGKSLLQPLIRLLEVMPSPMDLSLPYILSLMTGDPLKLAMANVEKGIPVPHAVGELPQGLFALSSYLPVLADILPRETLLWKLWMLKSASAFANSRLHAVKAQTLILSSGKDQLLPSQEEGTRLRRVLPKCEIRQFSESGHFLFLEDGVDLGVTIRGAGFYRRARNQDYVADYIPPTISEFKKSFEPFRWIDVATAPVMLSTVDDGKIVKGLAGIPSEGPVLFVGYHMLLGWEIYPLVSRFFLEKNTILRGIAHPMTFVKLRDGRLPDLSTFDIFRFMGAVPVSAVNFYKLLSSKSYVLLYPGGMREALHRKGEEYKLFWPEQSEFVRMAARFGAKIVPFGVVGEDDIAEVFFDYDDLNKIPYFKREIEELTNEAVKLRSGMTGEVANQDIHLPLIRPKLPGRFYFLFGKPIETEGRMQELKDKENAQELYLHAKSDVEQCIAYLKEKRKNDPYRNLLPRLIYQATTGFTSEVPTFEL
- the LOC131167749 gene encoding phytyl ester synthase 2, chloroplastic-like isoform X2, with translation MAAAVAFYVATGFSPALRREVKSAHRHAGPTRRSAVSVEHQQAPASGIYENVTRRHEAEKAVSKPPENSDAPEIERRGLKDYFEESKSLIKSDGGPPRWFSPLECACRVSNSPLLLFLPGIDGTGLGLILHHQKLGKIFDMWCLHVPIMDRTPFTELVQLVEITVRSEFKRTPSRPIYLVGESLGACLALAVAARNPDIDLILILANPATSFGKSLLQPLIRLLEVMPSPMDLSLPYILSLMTGDPLKLAMANVEKGIPVPHAVGELPQGLFALSSYLPEDGVDLGVTIRGAGFYRRARNQDYVADYIPPTISEFKKSFEPFRWIDVATAPVMLSTVDDGKIVKGLAGIPSEGPVLFVGYHMLLGWEIYPLVSRFFLEKNTILRGIAHPMTFVKLRDGRLPDLSTFDIFRFMGAVPVSAVNFYKLLSSKSYVLLYPGGMREALHRKGEEYKLFWPEQSEFVRMAARFGAKIVPFGVVGEDDIAEVFFDYDDLNKIPYFKREIEELTNEAVKLRSGMTGEVANQDIHLPLIRPKLPGRFYFLFGKPIETEGRMQELKDKENAQELYLHAKSDVEQCIAYLKEKRKNDPYRNLLPRLIYQATTGFTSEVPTFEL